From a region of the Sesamum indicum cultivar Zhongzhi No. 13 linkage group LG3, S_indicum_v1.0, whole genome shotgun sequence genome:
- the LOC105158161 gene encoding probable protein S-acyltransferase 7 isoform X2, translating into MNAVAPPESHGAAEVLRTYQAWPGKNKFCLGGRLIFGPDVGSLFFTLFLMLAPAVVFCVFIARKLMDEFSGNWGISILVVFIVFTVYVLVLLLLTSGRDPGIIPRNTRPPAPENLGANVEPGPGQTASLPRTKDVVVNGVTMKVKYCETCMLYRPPRSSHCSICNNCVERFDHHCPWLGQCIGLRNYRFFFMFVFSATLLCLYGHGFCWVYIRKIMDSEKTSIWKAMRKTPASIALIVYSFLALWFVGGLSVFHPYLICVNQGN; encoded by the exons ATGAATGCAGTTGCGCCGCCGGAGTCCCACGGTGCGGCGGAGGTGCTCCGGACTTACCAAGCTTGGCCGGGGAAAAAC AAATTTTGTCTTGGGGGGAGGTTAATTTTTGGGCCTGATGTTGGATCGCTATTTTTTACACTATTTCTGATGCTTGCTCCTGCTGTTGTTTTCTGCGTCTTCATCGCCAGAAAGCTGATGGATGAGTTTTCTGGAAATTGGGGGATCTCAATCTTGGttgtatttattgttttcACAGTATAT GTGTTAGTCCTCCTTCTACTGACTTCTGGAAGAGATCCTGGTATAATTCCTCGCAACACTCGCCCTCCGGCACCAGAAAATTTGGGAGCTAATGTGGAACCTGGCCCTGGCCAAACGGCAAGTTTGCCTCGGACAAAAGATGTTGTCGTTAATGGAGTAACCATGAAAGTCAAATACTGTGAGACTTGTATGCTTTATAGGCCTCCACGTAGTTCACATTGCTCAATTTGCAATAACTGTGTGGAACGGTTTGACCATCACTGTCCTTGGCTTGGACAGTGTATCGGACTG AGAAACTATCGCTTCTTTTTCATGTTTGTCTTCTCCGCAACACTTCTTTGCTTATATGGTCACGGGTTTTGCTGGGTCTATATTAGAAAGATTATGGACAGTGAAAAGACCTCCATATGGAAAGCAATGAGGAAGACACCTGCCTCCATCGCACTTATTGtttattcttttctagcaCTCTGGTTTGTTGGCGGGCTCTCAGTCTTCCATCCCTACCTCATATGTGTAAACCAG GGAAACTGA
- the LOC105158161 gene encoding probable protein S-acyltransferase 7 isoform X1 yields the protein MNAVAPPESHGAAEVLRTYQAWPGKNKFCLGGRLIFGPDVGSLFFTLFLMLAPAVVFCVFIARKLMDEFSGNWGISILVVFIVFTVYVLVLLLLTSGRDPGIIPRNTRPPAPENLGANVEPGPGQTASLPRTKDVVVNGVTMKVKYCETCMLYRPPRSSHCSICNNCVERFDHHCPWLGQCIGLRNYRFFFMFVFSATLLCLYGHGFCWVYIRKIMDSEKTSIWKAMRKTPASIALIVYSFLALWFVGGLSVFHPYLICVNQSTYEKFRYHYSRHTNPFNKGIVKNFMEVFCSSIPKSKINFRAKLQKKSVMPP from the exons ATGAATGCAGTTGCGCCGCCGGAGTCCCACGGTGCGGCGGAGGTGCTCCGGACTTACCAAGCTTGGCCGGGGAAAAAC AAATTTTGTCTTGGGGGGAGGTTAATTTTTGGGCCTGATGTTGGATCGCTATTTTTTACACTATTTCTGATGCTTGCTCCTGCTGTTGTTTTCTGCGTCTTCATCGCCAGAAAGCTGATGGATGAGTTTTCTGGAAATTGGGGGATCTCAATCTTGGttgtatttattgttttcACAGTATAT GTGTTAGTCCTCCTTCTACTGACTTCTGGAAGAGATCCTGGTATAATTCCTCGCAACACTCGCCCTCCGGCACCAGAAAATTTGGGAGCTAATGTGGAACCTGGCCCTGGCCAAACGGCAAGTTTGCCTCGGACAAAAGATGTTGTCGTTAATGGAGTAACCATGAAAGTCAAATACTGTGAGACTTGTATGCTTTATAGGCCTCCACGTAGTTCACATTGCTCAATTTGCAATAACTGTGTGGAACGGTTTGACCATCACTGTCCTTGGCTTGGACAGTGTATCGGACTG AGAAACTATCGCTTCTTTTTCATGTTTGTCTTCTCCGCAACACTTCTTTGCTTATATGGTCACGGGTTTTGCTGGGTCTATATTAGAAAGATTATGGACAGTGAAAAGACCTCCATATGGAAAGCAATGAGGAAGACACCTGCCTCCATCGCACTTATTGtttattcttttctagcaCTCTGGTTTGTTGGCGGGCTCTCAGTCTTCCATCCCTACCTCATATGTGTAAACCAG TCGACATATGAGAAATTTAGATATCACTACAGCAGGCATACCAACCCCTTTAATAAAGGTATTGTCAAAAACTTCATGGAGGTATTCTGCAGTAGCATTCCAAAATCCAAGATCAACTTCCGAGCTAAGCTGCAGAAAAAGTCTGTGATGCCACCTTAA
- the LOC105158162 gene encoding mitochondrial import inner membrane translocase subunit TIM8, which produces MDPSSLNSPELQQFLNQEKEKAMVTEMIGKLTSACWDKCITGTPGSKFSSSESNCLTNCAQRYMDMSLIIMKRFQQGS; this is translated from the exons ATGGACCCTTCATCACTCAACTCTCCGGAGCTGCAGCAATTTCTAAAT caagaaaaagagaaggcaATGGTTACCGAAATGATAGGAAAGTTGACATCTGCTTGCTGGGACAAATGCATAACAGGAACTCCAGGAAGCAAGTTCAGTTCTAGTGAATCAAATTGTCTCACCAACTGTGCTCAACGCTATATGGATATGAGTCTCATCATCATGAAACGTTTCCAGCAAGGAAGTTAG